A single region of the Blattabacterium sp. (Cryptocercus kyebangensis) genome encodes:
- the infC gene encoding translation initiation factor IF-3 — MYRPFIKRKEEHRINAHIDSNKVRLVGDSIENGIFSIQDAIQFSIDKGLDLVEINPKVDPPVCKILDYKKFLYEQKKKKKQFKAKQIKVNTKEIRFGPQIGDHDGKVKIKSAEKFLMRGDKVKVFVFFKGRSIVYKDQGKIKLLKFAEDIEEYGRVEQMPVMEGKRMYMILAPKKI, encoded by the coding sequence ATATATCGTCCCTTTATAAAAAGGAAGGAGGAACATCGTATTAATGCTCATATAGATTCTAATAAAGTTCGTTTAGTTGGTGATTCTATAGAAAATGGAATATTCTCGATTCAGGATGCTATTCAATTCTCTATAGATAAAGGATTAGATTTGGTAGAGATTAATCCAAAAGTAGACCCTCCAGTATGTAAAATATTGGATTATAAAAAATTTCTATATGAACAAAAGAAAAAAAAGAAGCAATTTAAAGCAAAACAAATTAAGGTAAATACTAAAGAAATCCGATTTGGACCACAAATAGGAGATCATGATGGAAAAGTTAAAATAAAAAGTGCTGAAAAATTTTTAATGAGAGGGGATAAAGTTAAAGTTTTTGTTTTTTTTAAAGGTCGTTCTATAGTATATAAAGATCAAGGTAAAATAAAATTGTTAAAATTTGCAGAAGATATTGAAGAATATGGAAGAGTAGAACAAATGCCAGTTATGGAAGGAAAAAGAATGTACATGATATTAGCTCCAAAAAAAATTTAG
- the rpmI gene encoding 50S ribosomal protein L35 gives MPKLKTKSGSKKRFKKTSNGYIKKKHAFKNHLLTKKSKKRKRKLSTFSLLKKADQKNIKKQL, from the coding sequence ATGCCAAAATTAAAAACAAAATCAGGATCCAAAAAAAGATTTAAAAAAACATCTAATGGATATATAAAAAAAAAACATGCATTTAAAAATCATCTTTTAACGAAAAAATCAAAAAAAAGAAAACGGAAACTTTCTACATTTTCTCTATTGAAGAAGGCCGATCAAAAAAATATAAAAAAACAATTATAA
- the ffh gene encoding signal recognition particle protein → MFEYLQKKLDKALHILKGHSRINEINIAETLKEIRKALIDADVNYKIAKIFIQKVKEKSIGKKVITSLNPKQLIIKIVYDELVSLMGEKSIEINISNNPSIILICGLQGSGKTSFSSKLSFFLRKKKKVPLLVAADIHRPAAIDQLKIIAEKDNLPVFFLKESKNIIEIFDKSLIYAYEKKCNVIIIDTAGRLAIDKIMMDEIQKIYQYSKPDETLFVVDAMTGQDAINTVQLFSKFLNIDGIVMTKLDGDSRGGSAITMSSIIGKPIKFISNGEKIENMEIFYPERIANRILGMGDIVSLVEKVQEQFDEEKTKKIYKKISKNSFDFEDLLEQIQQVKKIGSIKNIVSMIPGMEKIIDNKKEKKDSFKEIESIILSMTPYERNHPKIFTDVKRKKRISNGSGISLKEIDLFLKQFSNISKIMKTIKDHSGKKMIKNFLSKIINKENIM, encoded by the coding sequence ATGTTTGAATATTTACAAAAAAAATTAGATAAAGCTCTTCATATTTTAAAAGGGCATAGCAGAATAAACGAAATAAATATAGCAGAAACACTGAAAGAGATACGTAAAGCTCTTATTGATGCAGATGTTAATTATAAGATAGCTAAAATATTTATTCAAAAGGTTAAAGAAAAATCTATTGGTAAAAAAGTAATCACTTCTTTAAATCCAAAACAATTAATCATAAAAATAGTATATGATGAGTTAGTCTCCCTAATGGGAGAAAAAAGCATAGAAATAAATATTTCTAATAATCCTTCTATTATATTAATTTGTGGGTTACAAGGTAGTGGAAAAACTTCTTTTTCTTCTAAACTTTCTTTTTTTTTGAGAAAAAAAAAGAAAGTCCCTTTATTAGTAGCAGCCGATATTCATCGTCCTGCAGCTATAGATCAACTAAAAATTATAGCAGAAAAAGATAATCTTCCCGTTTTTTTCTTAAAAGAAAGTAAAAATATAATAGAAATTTTTGATAAATCTCTTATTTATGCTTATGAAAAAAAATGCAATGTCATTATTATTGATACTGCAGGTAGATTAGCTATTGATAAAATTATGATGGATGAAATTCAAAAAATTTATCAATATTCTAAACCAGATGAAACTTTATTTGTTGTAGATGCTATGACTGGACAAGATGCTATAAATACGGTTCAACTTTTTTCCAAGTTTTTGAATATTGATGGAATAGTAATGACTAAATTAGATGGAGATAGTAGAGGAGGTTCTGCTATTACTATGTCTAGCATCATTGGAAAACCTATTAAATTTATTAGTAATGGAGAAAAGATAGAAAATATGGAAATTTTTTATCCAGAAAGAATAGCTAATAGAATTTTAGGAATGGGAGATATAGTTTCTTTGGTAGAAAAAGTTCAGGAGCAATTTGATGAGGAAAAAACTAAAAAAATTTATAAAAAAATCTCAAAAAATAGTTTTGATTTTGAAGATTTATTAGAGCAGATTCAACAAGTAAAAAAAATAGGAAGTATTAAAAATATTGTTTCCATGATTCCTGGTATGGAAAAAATTATTGATAATAAAAAGGAAAAAAAAGATTCTTTCAAAGAAATAGAATCTATTATTCTATCCATGACTCCCTATGAAAGAAATCATCCAAAAATATTTACTGATGTAAAAAGAAAAAAAAGAATATCAAATGGCTCTGGTATTTCATTAAAAGAGATAGATCTTTTCTTAAAACAATTTTCTAACATAAGTAAAATAATGAAAACCATTAAGGATCATTCAGGGAAAAAGATGATAAAAAATTTTTTATCAAAAATTATTAATAAAGAAAATATAATGTAA
- the argS gene encoding arginine--tRNA ligase: protein MNEEFQSIEQITKQSLSILYRLEPCPSLNFQYTKKEYPGDITLILFPLSKKLKKPVEQIGKNIGNYVKNQLGDLITFSIIGGFLNFIFKDSYYLHILKRMLNKNFYKLKLPSENIMVEYSSPNANKPLHLGHIRNSLIGYSISEILKIVGHKITKIQIINDRGIHICKSMIAWEKLGKGETPNSSKMKGDHFVGKYYSLFDKIYHKEIKDYSKKNKDYNHQNIPILKKARILLKKWESGDQKTISTWKKMNKWVYEGFQETYKKLGINFDKIEYESQVYEFGKSIVKNGLKKGLFFQKKDGSIWVNLEKEGFDQKLLLRSDETSVYITQDIGTAVERFKKYCIDRLIYIVGKEQDYHFQVLFSILKRLGYIWVKKLSHLSYGMVDLPSGKMKSRMGNIIDADNFILEMYSIVKKNFLKDISHMEKEKYAELIGLGAIKYYFLQVDPRKRILFHPEKSIDFKGKTGTYIQYAYSRIRSLERNFLNLCSLTNEDWSNIKFDLYEKNMIKILQKYPLILKKSAIYLNPSLVANYVYEVSKTFNHLYQNKRLIDPLDVIHSNIRMNIIHVTGNILKSGMSLLGIKMLDRM, encoded by the coding sequence ATGAATGAAGAATTTCAATCCATAGAACAAATAACAAAACAATCTTTATCTATTTTATATAGATTAGAACCTTGTCCCAGTTTGAATTTTCAATATACTAAGAAAGAATATCCAGGAGATATTACTTTGATTTTATTTCCTTTATCTAAAAAATTGAAAAAACCTGTAGAACAAATTGGTAAGAATATTGGAAATTATGTCAAGAATCAATTAGGAGATCTTATCACTTTCTCTATTATAGGAGGTTTTTTAAATTTTATTTTTAAGGATAGTTATTATCTTCATATTCTTAAAAGAATGTTGAATAAAAATTTTTATAAATTAAAATTACCATCTGAAAATATAATGGTGGAATACTCTTCTCCTAACGCAAATAAACCTCTTCATTTAGGTCATATTAGAAATAGTCTTATTGGATATTCTATATCCGAAATACTGAAAATAGTGGGACATAAAATAACTAAAATTCAGATTATTAATGATAGAGGAATACATATATGTAAATCTATGATCGCTTGGGAAAAATTAGGGAAAGGAGAAACCCCTAATAGTTCAAAAATGAAAGGAGATCATTTCGTAGGTAAATATTATAGTCTATTCGATAAAATTTATCATAAGGAAATTAAAGATTATTCCAAAAAAAATAAAGATTACAATCATCAAAATATTCCTATTTTAAAAAAAGCAAGAATTTTATTAAAAAAATGGGAATCTGGGGATCAGAAAACTATAAGTACTTGGAAAAAAATGAACAAATGGGTTTATGAAGGGTTTCAAGAAACTTATAAAAAGTTGGGTATTAATTTTGATAAAATAGAATATGAAAGCCAAGTTTATGAATTTGGAAAAAGTATCGTAAAAAATGGTCTTAAAAAAGGTCTTTTTTTTCAAAAAAAAGATGGATCTATTTGGGTTAATTTGGAAAAAGAAGGTTTTGATCAAAAACTTTTATTACGATCGGATGAAACTTCTGTTTATATAACCCAAGATATAGGAACTGCTGTAGAACGTTTTAAAAAATATTGTATAGATAGGTTAATTTATATTGTAGGGAAAGAACAAGATTATCATTTTCAAGTACTTTTTAGTATATTAAAACGTTTAGGATATATATGGGTTAAAAAATTATCTCATCTTTCTTATGGAATGGTGGATTTACCAAGTGGTAAAATGAAATCTAGAATGGGAAATATTATAGATGCTGATAATTTTATATTAGAAATGTATTCCATAGTAAAAAAAAATTTTTTAAAGGATATTTCCCATATGGAAAAAGAAAAATATGCTGAATTAATAGGATTGGGTGCTATAAAATATTACTTTCTTCAAGTAGATCCTAGAAAAAGGATCCTTTTTCATCCAGAAAAATCTATAGATTTTAAGGGAAAAACAGGAACATATATTCAATATGCTTATTCTAGAATTCGTTCATTAGAACGAAATTTTTTAAACTTATGTTCATTAACTAATGAGGATTGGTCGAATATAAAATTCGATCTTTATGAAAAAAATATGATTAAAATTCTTCAAAAATATCCATTAATATTAAAAAAATCAGCAATTTATTTAAATCCTTCTTTAGTAGCAAATTATGTTTATGAAGTTTCTAAAACTTTTAACCATCTCTATCAAAATAAAAGATTAATAGATCCTTTAGATGTTATTCATAGTAATATTAGGATGAATATTATTCATGTTACAGGAAATATTTTAAAATCAGGAATGAGTTTATTAGGCATAAAAATGCTTGACCGTATGTAA
- a CDS encoding glycerol-3-phosphate dehydrogenase/oxidase, whose product MRKGFLNRDRFLRILENINTWDIVIVGGGATGLGIALDSAYRGYKTLLLEQNDFSKGTSSRSTKLIHGGIRYLAQGNIKLVYEALQERGFLLKNAPHLVKKKRFVIPIFSWKTGVFYWTGLKIYEWLSGSLSFGNSQFLSKNEILKMFPEIRPNNLKGGILYYDGQFDDARLAIDLAQTCVQQGGVLLNYFKVKNLIKKIENKISGVIAYDLETKKKYSIYSKVVINATGVFSDSILKMDDSTCPILIKPSQGTHIVLKKSFFSSSDAIVIPKTSDGRILFSIPWYDHVLVGTTDTFLDKSILEPKPLEKEIDFILQTFNQYFVYNPKKKDILSAFSGLRPLFVPPNLSYSPAKEISRSHKLMISPSGLVTIIGGKWTTYRKMAEETVNKAIEIGKLNKVSSGTKNLKIFASRNSSSSCKNYNNLGDKYGKVEFHIQKLIEENPLWGSPLISQSPYYCTKAEVIWMVRYEMARTIEDVLARRFRLLFLNAKIAIDIAPIVASLMAKELSLDEEWEESQIASFKELAMQYYYPVV is encoded by the coding sequence ATGAGGAAAGGGTTTTTAAATAGAGATAGATTTTTAAGAATTTTAGAAAATATAAATACTTGGGATATTGTTATTGTTGGAGGAGGAGCAACAGGGTTAGGAATAGCATTAGATTCCGCTTATAGAGGCTATAAAACTCTTCTTTTAGAACAAAATGATTTTTCTAAAGGGACTTCTAGTCGTAGTACTAAATTAATTCACGGAGGAATACGATATTTAGCTCAAGGAAATATAAAATTAGTTTATGAAGCTTTGCAGGAAAGGGGTTTTTTATTAAAAAATGCTCCTCATTTGGTGAAAAAAAAACGATTTGTTATTCCTATTTTTAGTTGGAAAACGGGAGTTTTTTATTGGACTGGTTTAAAAATTTATGAATGGTTATCTGGATCCTTGAGTTTTGGAAATTCCCAATTTTTATCTAAAAATGAAATACTAAAAATGTTTCCTGAAATTAGACCAAATAATTTAAAAGGAGGTATTTTATATTATGATGGACAATTTGATGATGCTCGTTTAGCTATTGATTTAGCACAAACTTGTGTTCAACAAGGAGGAGTATTACTAAATTATTTTAAAGTGAAAAATCTTATTAAAAAAATAGAAAATAAAATATCTGGTGTAATAGCTTATGATCTTGAAACTAAAAAAAAATATTCTATTTATTCAAAAGTAGTTATTAATGCCACTGGAGTCTTTTCCGATTCTATTTTAAAAATGGATGATTCTACATGTCCTATATTGATAAAGCCTAGTCAAGGAACGCATATTGTATTAAAAAAATCTTTTTTTAGCAGTTCAGATGCTATAGTAATTCCAAAAACTTCGGATGGAAGAATTCTATTTAGCATACCATGGTATGATCATGTTTTAGTAGGAACTACAGATACTTTTTTGGACAAAAGTATTCTTGAACCCAAACCTTTAGAAAAAGAGATAGATTTTATTTTACAAACTTTTAACCAATATTTTGTATATAATCCGAAAAAAAAAGACATTTTAAGTGCTTTTTCTGGTTTACGTCCTCTTTTCGTTCCTCCTAATTTATCTTATTCTCCTGCTAAAGAGATTTCTAGATCTCATAAATTGATGATTAGTCCTTCTGGCCTAGTAACTATTATAGGAGGAAAATGGACTACATATAGAAAAATGGCGGAAGAAACTGTCAATAAAGCTATTGAAATAGGAAAATTAAATAAAGTTTCTTCTGGAACCAAAAATCTTAAGATTTTTGCTTCCAGAAATTCTTCTTCTTCATGCAAGAATTATAATAATTTGGGGGATAAATATGGAAAAGTAGAATTTCATATTCAAAAATTAATTGAGGAAAATCCTTTATGGGGAAGTCCATTAATTTCCCAATCTCCTTATTATTGTACAAAAGCAGAAGTGATATGGATGGTACGTTATGAAATGGCTAGAACCATTGAAGATGTTTTAGCAAGAAGATTTCGTTTATTATTTTTAAATGCTAAAATAGCAATAGATATAGCACCAATAGTAGCATCATTAATGGCTAAAGAACTTTCTCTAGATGAAGAATGGGAAGAATCACAGATAGCTTCTTTCAAAGAGTTAGCCATGCAATATTATTATCCAGTAGTTTGA
- the rplT gene encoding 50S ribosomal protein L20, which yields MPRATNAVYSRRRRKKILKLAKGFYGARSKVYTIAKNAVEKSFSYAFSGRKKKKKYFRSLWIQRINAGSRIYGISYSEFMKKLSDKNIKINRKFLSDFSMNHPDIFKKIVDHITS from the coding sequence ATGCCAAGAGCTACAAATGCTGTTTACTCCAGACGAAGACGTAAAAAAATACTTAAATTAGCGAAAGGTTTTTATGGAGCTAGAAGTAAGGTTTATACAATTGCTAAAAATGCTGTAGAAAAATCTTTTAGTTATGCTTTTTCAGGAAGAAAAAAAAAGAAAAAATATTTTAGATCTCTTTGGATTCAACGTATTAATGCTGGATCACGTATATATGGAATATCTTACTCAGAATTTATGAAAAAATTATCTGATAAAAATATTAAAATTAATAGAAAATTCCTTTCAGATTTTTCTATGAACCATCCGGATATTTTCAAAAAAATAGTGGATCATATTACCTCATAG
- a CDS encoding branched-chain amino acid aminotransferase — protein MKIERSLHSRIEKMDFENISFGNHYSDHMFCSEFRNGKWINSIIKPFGNMMFSPGSLVFHYGQSVFEGMKAYKDKNEEVFLFRPKENFKRINRSALRLEMTTIPEYIFMSGLKKLIDIDRDWVPKKYGQSLYIRPILIAIDRCLSAKPSNDYLFMIISTPSDFYYKKPLKIKIEEKYSRSASGGVGFTKASGNYASSFYPTRLAKEEGFDQILWTDSSTHTLIEESSTMNVFFWLKNKLITPLANENILSGITCKSLLSLAKKEGLEIQERKLSVSEIIDGLKNKMLKEAFGCGTAVGVNYFETISYKGENFIFPDLSDEERISIRLRKRLLDIQHNLSEDPFGWRLKLKRIL, from the coding sequence ATGAAAATAGAAAGAAGCTTGCATTCAAGAATAGAAAAAATGGATTTCGAAAATATTTCTTTTGGAAATCATTATTCGGATCATATGTTTTGTTCGGAATTTCGAAATGGAAAGTGGATAAATTCTATTATTAAACCATTTGGAAATATGATGTTTTCTCCTGGATCTCTTGTTTTTCACTACGGTCAATCAGTTTTCGAAGGAATGAAAGCTTATAAAGATAAAAATGAAGAAGTATTTTTATTTCGTCCAAAAGAAAATTTTAAAAGAATAAATAGATCTGCTCTACGTTTGGAAATGACTACTATTCCAGAATATATTTTTATGAGTGGATTAAAAAAATTAATAGATATAGATAGAGATTGGGTTCCAAAAAAGTATGGACAATCTTTATATATTCGTCCTATTTTAATTGCAATAGATAGATGTTTATCTGCTAAACCCTCTAATGATTATTTATTTATGATTATATCTACACCTTCAGATTTTTATTATAAAAAACCTTTAAAAATAAAGATAGAAGAAAAATATAGTCGTTCTGCATCAGGAGGGGTCGGGTTTACTAAAGCTTCTGGTAATTACGCTTCTTCTTTTTATCCTACTAGATTAGCTAAAGAAGAGGGTTTTGATCAAATATTATGGACAGATTCTTCTACTCATACACTGATTGAAGAATCAAGCACCATGAATGTTTTTTTTTGGTTAAAAAATAAACTCATTACCCCCCTAGCTAATGAGAATATATTAAGTGGAATAACCTGTAAAAGTCTTCTTTCTTTAGCTAAAAAAGAAGGATTAGAGATACAGGAGCGAAAATTAAGCGTTTCAGAAATTATAGATGGATTGAAAAATAAGATGTTAAAAGAAGCTTTTGGTTGTGGAACCGCTGTAGGTGTAAACTATTTTGAAACAATTAGTTACAAAGGTGAAAATTTTATTTTTCCGGATCTTTCAGATGAAGAGAGGATATCAATTCGATTAAGAAAAAGATTATTAGATATACAACATAACTTATCGGAAGATCCTTTTGGATGGAGATTAAAATTAAAAAGGATTTTGTAA
- the glpK gene encoding glycerol kinase GlpK — protein MFMKKYVLSLDQGTTSSRAIIFDQIGNIISVAQREFTQIYPYPGWVEHNAEEIWSTQASVALEAILKANLEGENIISIGITNQRETTVVWDKKTGEPIFNAIVWQDRRTSNYCDKIKCDGLTEMIRKKTGLVIDPYFSATKIKWILENIPGAKKRAHSGNLAFGTIDSWLIWNLTGKKIHVTDVTNASRTMLFNIHTLSWDQDLINLFDIPKTMLPEVKSSSEIFGYTTGHILSHKIPISGIAGDQQSALFGQMCTKIGMVKNTYGTGCFMLMNVGENPVFSKNNLITTIAWKIKDKVQYALEGSVFIAGAVVQWLRDGLGLLLSSSEAEILASSVENTEGLYIVPAFSGLGAPYWDQRARGTIVGITRGTSSAHFVRAALESIAFQNMDVLKAMEADSGISIKELRVDGGATVNKLLMQFQSDILNVKVVKSKISELTAAGAAYLAGLAVNYWNSLEEIQDNWEMEQVFEPKGMSSRLERIQGWKKAIKITRSWSSK, from the coding sequence ATGTTTATGAAAAAATATGTGCTATCGTTAGATCAAGGGACTACTAGTTCTAGAGCTATTATTTTTGATCAAATTGGAAATATTATTTCCGTAGCTCAAAGAGAATTTACACAAATTTATCCTTATCCTGGATGGGTAGAACATAATGCAGAAGAAATATGGTCTACACAAGCTTCAGTAGCCTTAGAAGCTATTTTAAAAGCAAATTTAGAAGGAGAAAATATTATTTCGATAGGAATCACTAACCAAAGAGAAACTACTGTAGTATGGGATAAAAAAACGGGAGAACCAATTTTTAATGCTATTGTTTGGCAAGATAGACGAACATCTAATTATTGTGATAAAATAAAGTGTGATGGACTAACTGAAATGATTAGAAAAAAAACCGGTCTTGTTATAGATCCATATTTTTCTGCTACTAAAATAAAATGGATATTAGAAAATATTCCAGGAGCTAAGAAAAGAGCTCATTCTGGAAATTTAGCTTTTGGAACTATAGATTCATGGTTAATATGGAATTTAACAGGAAAAAAAATTCATGTAACGGATGTTACTAATGCATCTCGTACTATGCTTTTCAATATTCATACTCTTAGTTGGGATCAGGATTTAATAAATTTATTTGATATTCCAAAAACAATGCTTCCAGAAGTAAAATCATCTAGCGAAATTTTTGGGTATACAACGGGTCATATACTTTCTCATAAAATTCCTATATCTGGAATTGCTGGAGATCAACAGTCCGCTCTTTTTGGTCAAATGTGCACAAAAATTGGGATGGTAAAAAATACTTATGGTACGGGTTGTTTTATGTTAATGAATGTAGGTGAAAATCCTGTTTTTTCTAAAAATAATTTAATAACTACTATTGCTTGGAAAATTAAAGATAAAGTTCAATATGCTTTAGAAGGGAGTGTTTTTATTGCAGGAGCTGTTGTACAATGGCTTAGGGATGGATTGGGTTTACTTTTATCTTCAAGTGAAGCAGAAATACTAGCCTCTTCAGTAGAAAATACAGAAGGATTGTATATAGTTCCAGCTTTTTCTGGTTTGGGGGCTCCTTATTGGGATCAAAGAGCTAGAGGAACAATTGTCGGAATTACAAGGGGGACTTCTTCAGCTCATTTTGTCCGTGCAGCTCTGGAAAGTATTGCTTTTCAAAATATGGATGTATTAAAAGCAATGGAAGCAGATTCCGGAATTTCTATCAAAGAACTTCGTGTAGATGGAGGTGCGACAGTAAATAAATTATTAATGCAATTTCAATCTGATATTTTAAATGTAAAAGTTGTTAAATCCAAAATTTCTGAACTTACAGCAGCAGGAGCTGCTTATTTAGCTGGATTAGCTGTAAATTATTGGAATAGTCTTGAAGAAATTCAAGATAACTGGGAAATGGAACAGGTTTTTGAACCAAAAGGAATGTCAAGTCGTTTGGAAAGAATTCAAGGTTGGAAAAAAGCGATAAAAATAACCCGTTCTTGGTCTAGTAAGTAA
- a CDS encoding MIP/aquaporin family protein, whose amino-acid sequence MTKIYAEIIGTMILVFLGNGVVANVLLSKTKGNGGGWLTITIGWALAVFIGILVSYPYSGGHLNPSVTIGFAIAGKLNWNLVPFYIFSQFIGAMLGALLVWIFYKDHFLETNKEQDKLSVFSTGPSIRNFFSNFLSEVLATFIFMLVNCYLTKKYPIVGLGILGAFLSSLVVLGIGLSLGGTTGCAINPARDLGPRIIYSIIPIPGKGKSNWDYAFIPVLGPIVGSSGAAALYLLLFS is encoded by the coding sequence ATGACAAAAATATATGCCGAGATTATAGGAACTATGATTTTAGTATTTTTAGGAAATGGAGTAGTAGCTAACGTACTTTTGTCTAAAACAAAAGGAAATGGTGGAGGATGGTTAACTATTACTATAGGATGGGCTTTGGCTGTTTTTATAGGGATTTTAGTTTCTTATCCTTATAGTGGAGGGCATTTAAATCCATCTGTAACAATAGGTTTTGCCATAGCTGGAAAGTTAAATTGGAATCTTGTTCCTTTTTATATTTTTTCTCAATTTATTGGAGCGATGTTAGGAGCTTTATTAGTATGGATTTTCTATAAAGATCATTTTTTGGAAACTAATAAAGAACAAGATAAATTATCTGTTTTCAGTACCGGACCTTCTATAAGAAATTTTTTTTCTAACTTTTTGAGTGAAGTATTGGCTACATTTATTTTTATGTTGGTAAATTGTTACCTTACCAAAAAATATCCTATTGTAGGATTAGGTATTTTAGGGGCTTTTTTATCTTCTTTAGTTGTGTTGGGGATTGGATTATCTTTAGGTGGGACTACTGGTTGTGCGATTAATCCTGCCCGTGATCTAGGTCCAAGGATTATATATTCTATAATTCCAATTCCTGGAAAAGGAAAAAGTAACTGGGATTACGCTTTTATTCCTGTTTTAGGTCCTATTGTAGGTAGTTCAGGAGCAGCTGCATTATATTTATTGTTATTCTCATAA
- the thrS gene encoding threonine--tRNA ligase, whose amino-acid sequence MDNKSSAPFSKEDSNIDHRKIGKKLKFFIFSDRVGSGLPLWLPRGTILRRNLENFLTDLQKKYGYEMIITPHIGHKKLYVISGHWNKYGKDSFKPIQTPNSEEEFILKPMNCPHHCEIYRSQEWSYRDLPKRFAEFGTVYRYEQSGELHGLTRVRGFTQDDAHIFCTYDQLLEEFKKVINLFFYVFRRLGFLEYTVRVSLRDPKKINNYIGSEKNWKKAEEAILIAVKEEKIESTIHYGEAAFYGPKLDFLIKDSLGRNWQLGTIQVDYNLPERFDLYYKGKNNEKHRPVMIHRAPFGSLERLIAILIEHTKGNLPLWMVPNQAVILPISDKYIVYAKKILNLMLNYNIRVFIDRRNEKIDKKIRDSEENKIPYMIILGKKEETTKTISLRKHGLGHIGILSISNGIDTIFKEIN is encoded by the coding sequence ATGGATAATAAATCTTCGGCCCCTTTTTCAAAAGAAGATTCCAATATAGATCACAGAAAAATAGGGAAAAAACTGAAATTTTTTATTTTTTCTGATAGGGTTGGATCAGGATTACCATTATGGTTACCTAGAGGAACAATTTTAAGAAGAAATTTAGAAAATTTTTTAACCGATCTTCAAAAAAAATACGGTTACGAGATGATTATTACTCCACATATTGGACATAAAAAATTGTATGTTATAAGTGGACACTGGAATAAATATGGAAAAGATAGTTTTAAACCTATTCAAACTCCTAATTCAGAAGAAGAATTTATTTTAAAACCGATGAACTGCCCTCATCATTGTGAAATTTATCGTTCACAGGAATGGTCCTATCGGGATCTTCCTAAACGTTTTGCAGAATTCGGTACAGTATACCGTTATGAACAAAGTGGGGAACTTCATGGACTTACAAGGGTTAGAGGATTTACCCAAGATGATGCACATATTTTTTGTACTTATGATCAACTATTGGAAGAATTTAAAAAAGTAATAAATTTATTTTTTTATGTATTTCGTCGTTTAGGTTTTTTAGAATATACAGTTAGAGTATCACTTAGAGATCCAAAAAAAATAAATAATTATATTGGATCTGAAAAAAATTGGAAAAAAGCGGAAGAAGCTATCCTTATAGCGGTGAAAGAAGAAAAAATAGAATCTACTATTCATTATGGAGAAGCGGCTTTTTATGGACCGAAATTGGATTTTCTTATTAAAGATTCTTTGGGAAGAAATTGGCAATTAGGAACTATTCAAGTAGATTATAATTTACCTGAAAGGTTTGATTTATATTATAAGGGGAAAAATAATGAAAAACATCGTCCGGTAATGATACACAGAGCTCCCTTTGGGTCTTTAGAACGTCTTATAGCCATTCTTATAGAACATACCAAAGGGAATCTACCATTATGGATGGTTCCTAATCAAGCGGTAATACTTCCTATAAGTGATAAATATATAGTTTATGCAAAAAAAATTTTAAATTTGATGTTAAATTATAATATTCGTGTGTTTATTGATAGAAGAAACGAGAAAATTGATAAAAAAATAAGAGATTCGGAAGAAAATAAAATTCCTTATATGATTATTTTGGGAAAAAAAGAAGAAACTACTAAAACTATTTCATTACGAAAACATGGTTTAGGTCATATAGGGATCTTATCCATTTCCAACGGAATAGATACCATTTTTAAAGAAATTAATTAA